The genomic region GTCGTGCCCCTCGATCTCGACCCGGGTGACGAGGCTCAGCACCACCTGCTCGATGTTCGCCGGCGCGTCCCCGCCGAGCAGGTTGACCTGCCCGTCGAGGGCCAGGCCGGGCCGCGTGTTCGGGTTGGTCAGCACCGTGTCCACGCTGGGGCCGCCCACACCGAACGCGCTCATCATCTTCTTGAAGACCATCGGAACTCCCGTGCGACCGCCGACGGCTCCACCGTGGAGCCGGAGGTTGACTCGACCGCACCCTATCCGTCGGCCCTGTGAGGTCCCTGTGAAGCGGGCCGGCGGGTCTACCGCGCGTCGACCACGACCAGCTCGCCGACCTGCTCGCCGACCGCGGTACGCGCCTCGGCCGGCAGCCCCGAGTCGGTCACCAGCAGATCGGCCGCCTCCAGCGGGGCGATGGTGGCGATGCCGATGGTCTCCCACTTGGTGTGGTCGGCGAGCACCACCAGCCGGCGGGCGGAGCCGATGAGGCAGCGGTTCACCCCCGCCTCGAGCAGGTTCGGGGTGGTGAACCCGGTGCGCGGGCTCATCCCGTGCACCCCGAGGAACAACAGGTCGACGTTGAGCGAGCTGATCGCCGCCTCGGCGACCGGACCGGTCAGCGCGTCGGACGGGGTGCGGATGCCGCCGGTCAGCACCACCGTCTGGTCGGCGCGGGGATCCTGGTAGAGGGCGTCGGCCACCGGGACCGAGTTGGTGACCACGGTGAGGCCGCGTACCTCGGAGAGCAGCCGGGCCAGCGCG from Micromonospora sp. WMMD812 harbors:
- a CDS encoding DeoR/GlpR family DNA-binding transcription regulator: MLAQQRQSAILDLIRQRGGVRVSHLVSRFGVSDMTIRRDLEVLAERGLVDKVHGGATLAGPGSADEPGFAAKSIRQQAEKRAIAERAAALVEPGMAIALSAGTTTAALARLLSEVRGLTVVTNSVPVADALYQDPRADQTVVLTGGIRTPSDALTGPVAEAAISSLNVDLLFLGVHGMSPRTGFTTPNLLEAGVNRCLIGSARRLVVLADHTKWETIGIATIAPLEAADLLVTDSGLPAEARTAVGEQVGELVVVDAR